One segment of Alistipes finegoldii DSM 17242 DNA contains the following:
- a CDS encoding tetratricopeptide repeat-containing sensor histidine kinase, protein MSLFPFAAISAPAGPSHADSLLRLLSKTHDAVGRERIYVQLADLSGDSLELAAPYWDAALAEARKSGDLYGCKDALDFLVRKFAGRDSQRAEKYIALADSILPGPRHALFRSSLYAYYIWKLMNDNNAVETVKHELDRLKTKIHNELSPEERIEWEFLTGLSLDFSSLATEAYDNIGKAIPYVEQALKKLEAYPLEERLHMERICRDELSELYMLSKDKHAEKQIQQCIDLHRAWLAMDDRFERPYRDTTGYTMRAYSKMLYLRELISKEKATQYYGKCMELARARGDLAEIYSTSARYYQYMEEYERAVAYIDSAVTVYKRNGTKADFASIYAVQSWLYEHLGDYKNALEALRESNTIRHNDRVEEAQNSLAEMQTLFEVGQLELEKSRLANRMKFIALLAGGVLLLLLVGWSVYQYVMVRRLKQIRRQLTDANQEITRQSRRATESEKMKTAFINSMCHEIRTPLNAINGFSELLLDDTLDAHTRREFREQIWTNTTALTTLLENMLELSSLVCSEAPLPQTDTDIGLLCAERLEYQKRQSNNPQVEYIFKGGGEGSCIIPTNVFYMTRVIDNLLQNAAKFTAAGSVTLSCKKDDSKRRLRIRVADTGIGIDPDKREWVFERFAKVDPFKPGSGIGLYLCRLIVTRLGGEIRVCPEYRAGCCIDIVLPC, encoded by the coding sequence ATGTCCTTGTTTCCATTCGCCGCGATATCGGCGCCCGCCGGGCCGTCACACGCCGACAGCCTGCTCAGGCTTTTATCCAAGACACACGATGCCGTCGGCCGGGAACGGATATACGTCCAGCTGGCCGACCTGAGCGGAGACAGTCTCGAACTCGCAGCGCCCTATTGGGACGCGGCGCTCGCCGAAGCGCGGAAATCCGGAGACCTCTACGGCTGCAAGGACGCGCTGGACTTTCTGGTACGCAAATTCGCAGGCCGGGACTCGCAGCGGGCCGAGAAATACATCGCCCTTGCGGACAGCATTCTTCCGGGACCGCGCCACGCCCTGTTCCGCTCGTCGCTCTACGCCTACTACATCTGGAAGCTGATGAACGACAACAATGCGGTCGAAACCGTAAAACACGAACTCGACAGACTCAAGACCAAAATCCACAACGAACTCTCGCCCGAAGAGCGCATCGAATGGGAATTCCTGACGGGACTCTCCCTAGACTTCTCGTCGCTGGCGACCGAAGCCTACGACAACATCGGCAAGGCGATCCCCTATGTGGAGCAGGCATTGAAAAAACTCGAAGCTTATCCGTTGGAAGAGCGTCTCCACATGGAGCGGATCTGCCGCGACGAGCTTTCCGAACTCTACATGCTCAGCAAAGACAAACACGCCGAAAAGCAGATCCAGCAATGTATCGACCTGCACCGCGCATGGCTGGCGATGGACGACCGCTTCGAACGCCCCTACCGCGACACGACGGGCTACACGATGCGCGCCTACTCGAAGATGCTCTATCTGCGCGAGCTTATCTCCAAAGAGAAGGCGACCCAATATTACGGGAAGTGCATGGAGCTGGCCCGCGCCAGAGGCGATCTGGCCGAGATTTACAGCACCAGCGCCCGCTATTACCAGTACATGGAGGAATACGAGCGGGCCGTGGCCTATATCGACTCGGCCGTAACCGTCTACAAGCGCAACGGCACAAAAGCGGATTTCGCCTCCATATACGCAGTGCAGTCGTGGCTTTACGAGCATCTGGGCGACTACAAAAACGCCCTCGAAGCGCTGCGCGAATCCAATACGATCCGCCACAACGACCGCGTGGAAGAGGCGCAGAACAGCCTCGCCGAGATGCAGACCCTGTTCGAAGTGGGACAGCTGGAACTTGAAAAATCCCGGCTGGCCAACCGCATGAAATTCATCGCCCTGCTTGCCGGCGGGGTGCTGCTGCTGCTGCTCGTCGGCTGGAGCGTCTACCAATACGTCATGGTCCGACGGCTGAAACAGATCAGGCGGCAGCTCACCGACGCCAACCAAGAGATAACCCGCCAGAGCCGCCGCGCCACGGAGAGCGAAAAGATGAAAACGGCCTTCATCAACTCCATGTGCCACGAAATCCGCACGCCGCTCAACGCTATCAACGGATTTTCGGAACTGCTGCTCGATGACACCCTCGACGCCCATACGCGGCGCGAATTCCGCGAACAGATATGGACCAACACGACCGCGCTGACCACCCTGCTGGAAAACATGCTCGAACTGTCGAGTCTTGTCTGCTCCGAAGCGCCGCTGCCGCAGACCGACACCGATATCGGCCTGCTATGCGCCGAACGGCTGGAATACCAGAAGCGGCAGTCGAACAACCCGCAGGTGGAGTATATCTTCAAGGGGGGGGGTGAAGGTTCCTGCATCATTCCGACCAACGTCTTCTACATGACCCGCGTGATCGACAACCTGCTGCAGAACGCCGCCAAATTCACCGCCGCAGGCTCCGTCACGCTCTCCTGCAAGAAGGATGACAGCAAACGCAGACTACGCATCCGCGTGGCCGACACCGGCATCGGCATCGACCCCGACAAGCGGGAGTGGGTATTCGAACGCTTCGCCAAAGTGGACCCCTTCAAACCGGGTTCGGGCATCGGGCTCTATCTCTGCCGCCTGATCGTCACGCGGCTCGGAGGCGAAATCCGCGTCTGCCCCGAATACCGCGCAGGCTGCTGCATCGATATCGTCCTCCCCTGCTGA
- a CDS encoding MATE family efflux transporter, with protein MYSFSTYKDQYKSNLKLALPVVLTQLGQILTQVADNLMVGRYGGGDPVPLAAVSFGGSVFFILFIAAIGIALGMTPLVGELYAQGDREKSAGLLQNGILFYTLLGFAMAVVQYSVIPLMYRLGQPVDVVDAAIPYYRMLVFSMPFVMLFFAFKQFLEGVGNTKVEMVVTIVANLANIGFNWVFIYGRFSLPEMGAEGAGLGTLLSRIIAPILMVGYFYSRERYRGYLDGFSPRNYSWATVKKLLHMGLPISMQMFLEASAFVGTGIMMGWFNKETMSANQIAVTIGNCAFMIVMSIGAATTIRVSHCYGARNIGELSLAAKASYHLVLAWNAFAALVFITMRNVIPTFFTTNAEVIAIASQLMVFAALYQLSDGIQNVSVGILRGIQDVKIIMPIAFVSYWLLNLPVGYLFGFTLGMGPSGLFLGFSFGLSAAAVMMILRIRRSIRRLYLNSN; from the coding sequence ATGTACAGTTTCTCGACTTATAAAGATCAATACAAGTCCAATCTGAAACTGGCCCTGCCCGTCGTACTGACGCAGCTGGGCCAGATTCTCACGCAGGTAGCCGACAACCTGATGGTCGGCCGCTACGGCGGCGGCGACCCCGTGCCGCTGGCCGCCGTATCGTTCGGCGGCTCGGTATTCTTCATCCTCTTCATCGCCGCCATCGGCATCGCGCTGGGCATGACACCCCTCGTGGGCGAGCTTTACGCGCAGGGCGACCGGGAGAAGTCGGCGGGGCTGCTGCAGAACGGCATCCTGTTCTACACGCTGCTGGGATTCGCAATGGCGGTCGTCCAATACTCCGTCATCCCGCTCATGTACCGCCTCGGCCAGCCCGTCGACGTGGTCGATGCGGCCATCCCCTATTACCGTATGCTGGTCTTCAGCATGCCGTTCGTGATGCTTTTCTTCGCCTTCAAGCAGTTCCTCGAAGGCGTGGGCAACACCAAGGTCGAGATGGTCGTGACGATCGTCGCCAATCTGGCCAACATCGGCTTCAACTGGGTCTTCATCTACGGACGCTTCTCGCTTCCCGAAATGGGCGCCGAGGGCGCGGGTCTGGGCACGCTGCTGTCGCGCATCATCGCCCCGATCCTGATGGTCGGCTACTTCTACAGCCGCGAGCGCTACCGCGGCTACCTCGACGGATTCTCGCCCCGCAACTACTCGTGGGCCACGGTGAAAAAACTGCTGCACATGGGACTTCCGATCTCGATGCAGATGTTTCTCGAAGCTTCGGCGTTCGTCGGTACCGGCATCATGATGGGCTGGTTCAACAAGGAGACCATGAGCGCCAACCAGATCGCCGTCACCATCGGCAACTGCGCCTTCATGATTGTCATGTCGATCGGCGCCGCCACCACCATCCGCGTGTCGCACTGCTACGGCGCCCGCAACATCGGCGAGCTGTCGCTGGCGGCCAAGGCGTCGTATCATCTGGTGCTGGCGTGGAACGCCTTCGCGGCGCTGGTCTTCATCACCATGCGCAACGTCATTCCGACCTTCTTCACCACCAATGCCGAAGTGATCGCCATCGCCTCGCAGCTGATGGTCTTCGCCGCGCTGTACCAGCTTTCGGACGGCATTCAGAACGTCTCGGTAGGCATCCTGCGCGGCATTCAGGACGTGAAGATCATCATGCCGATCGCCTTCGTCTCCTACTGGCTGCTCAACCTGCCCGTGGGCTACCTGTTCGGCTTCACGCTCGGCATGGGTCCGTCGGGACTTTTCCTCGGCTTCTCGTTCGGTCTGTCGGCCGCCGCCGTGATGATGATCCTCCGCATACGACGCAGCATACGACGCTTGTACCTCAACAGCAATTAA
- the ricT gene encoding regulatory iron-sulfur-containing complex subunit RicT: MDTEKQHTKAFKPEIGRGCSFCNCGSECEAKLCDGCFKLHETAWLEEYPENLPTDIVEVRFKNTRRAFYQNVNNLPLKRGDIVAVEASPGHDIGIVSLTGDLVARQMRRTGFNPFNGEFKKIYRKAKPYDIEKWQEAIELEHETMIASRQIAADMGLNMKIGDVEYQGDKIKAIFYYIADERVDFRELIKVFAERFHIRIEMKQIGARQEAGRIGGLGACGRELCCASWMSSFSSVTTGAARVQEISLNPQKLAGQCSKLKCCMMYEYDTYVDARKEFPRLREPLQAMDGEYYLVKNDILAGTMTFSSSKDAMVNVTTLSIARVREIVSLNRAGKKVDRLQAAEDIAPAAEEPTYRSEEDSITRFDQAKRRSKRSRGKGGRQNGQDSQEAGQQAAGRQEQPDQQGRQQERRPRRNDRPRNGEGRSSEGRNNEGRNGNPERRNNGERRDGENRENRNANNGGRRGNSGSENRTGESGDTRNGNNNEARNGNTNNGNAAERREGNSRGRNNNRNRRRPNNDRPRGEGSENGNNGGNGNNGGNGANE; this comes from the coding sequence ATGGATACCGAAAAACAACATACGAAAGCATTCAAACCCGAAATAGGCCGCGGCTGCTCCTTCTGCAACTGCGGTTCGGAATGCGAAGCCAAACTCTGCGACGGATGTTTCAAACTCCACGAGACCGCATGGCTCGAAGAGTACCCCGAAAACCTTCCGACCGACATCGTCGAAGTGCGTTTCAAGAACACCCGCCGCGCATTCTACCAGAATGTCAACAACCTGCCGCTCAAGCGGGGCGACATCGTGGCGGTCGAAGCTTCGCCCGGCCACGACATCGGCATCGTCTCGCTCACGGGCGATCTGGTGGCGCGCCAGATGCGCCGCACGGGATTCAACCCCTTCAACGGCGAATTCAAGAAGATATACCGCAAAGCCAAGCCCTACGACATCGAGAAGTGGCAGGAAGCCATCGAACTGGAACACGAGACGATGATCGCGTCGCGCCAGATCGCGGCCGACATGGGACTCAACATGAAGATCGGCGACGTGGAGTATCAGGGCGACAAGATCAAGGCCATTTTCTACTATATCGCCGACGAGCGCGTGGACTTCCGCGAACTAATCAAGGTCTTCGCAGAACGGTTCCACATACGTATCGAGATGAAACAGATCGGCGCGCGGCAGGAGGCGGGACGCATCGGCGGACTGGGTGCCTGCGGACGCGAGTTGTGCTGCGCATCGTGGATGTCGAGTTTTTCGAGCGTCACGACCGGCGCCGCCCGCGTACAGGAAATTTCGCTCAATCCCCAGAAACTCGCCGGACAATGCTCGAAGCTCAAGTGCTGCATGATGTACGAGTACGACACCTACGTCGACGCCCGCAAGGAGTTCCCGCGTCTGCGCGAACCGCTGCAGGCCATGGACGGCGAATACTATCTGGTCAAGAACGACATTCTGGCCGGCACGATGACCTTCTCGTCGAGCAAGGATGCGATGGTCAACGTCACCACGCTCTCCATCGCGCGCGTCAGGGAGATCGTCTCGCTGAACCGCGCCGGCAAGAAGGTAGACCGGCTGCAAGCTGCCGAGGACATAGCCCCGGCGGCCGAAGAGCCGACCTACCGTTCGGAGGAGGACAGTATCACCCGTTTCGATCAGGCCAAGCGCCGCAGCAAGCGGAGCCGCGGCAAAGGGGGCCGGCAGAACGGACAGGATTCGCAGGAAGCGGGACAGCAGGCTGCAGGCCGGCAGGAACAGCCCGATCAGCAGGGCCGGCAGCAGGAACGCCGCCCGCGGCGCAACGACCGTCCCCGCAATGGCGAAGGCCGCAGCAGTGAGGGGCGCAACAACGAAGGCCGCAACGGAAATCCGGAACGCCGCAACAACGGCGAACGCCGTGACGGAGAGAACCGCGAAAACCGCAACGCCAACAACGGAGGCCGCAGAGGCAACTCCGGCAGCGAAAACCGGACCGGCGAAAGCGGCGACACCCGCAACGGCAACAACAACGAAGCCCGCAACGGCAATACGAACAACGGCAACGCCGCCGAACGCCGCGAAGGCAACAGCCGCGGTCGGAACAACAACCGCAACCGCCGCCGTCCGAACAACGACCGTCCGCGCGGCGAAGGCAGCGAAAACGGCAATAACGGCGGCAACGGAAACAACGGCGGCAACGGCGCAAACGAATAA